Part of the Candidatus Poribacteria bacterium genome is shown below.
AACAACGGTTTTTTTGGATTTGAAGTGGGTACAGAATACACTCTGCCAAACCCGCGTGTCAGATATATCTTCTCTGAGCCTTCAATCCATTCAGGTGATACCTTCACCCTCCAAATTGAAGCAGAAGATGTTTACGATTTAGCGGGATGGCAATTTAATATTGCGTTCGATTCTACCCCACTCGAAGCCGTTGAAGTCAACGAAGGCGATTTCCTCAAGACAGATGGTGGAACGACCTTCTTTCAGCAGGGTACAATTGATAACACTATAGGCAAAATTACCAAACTCAGTTCAGCAAGACTCAGCGAAGACGGGGTCAGCGGTAAAGGTACGCTTCTGTCGGTGACATTTACAGCAAAAACAGCTGGACAAACGCAGTTGAAACTCGAAAATTTTCAACTCGCTGCTATCACCGGTGTATCTATCCCTGCGGGTCCACATGAGGTTGTTATCACTGTAGAAGGGCAACTCGCTACTGGAGATGTGAATCGAGATGGACAGGTAAATATCCTGGATATGGTGCTTGTCGCTCGACACTTCGGGAAAACCGTGTCTGCCAACTCGGAAATTGACATGAATGGTGATGGTGTTGTCAATATCCAGGACCTTATCATCGTGGCGCAACATCTCGGTGAATCAACCACCGCTGCATCACCTTCCGTCACTGCAGCAATAGACAACGGCGAACTAACGCCTGCGATGATACAAGCCTGGATCACGCAAGCGCAAATTGAAAACGACGGTTCCATCGCCTTCCAACAGGGCATCGCCAATCTTGAACGACTTTTGGCACTATTTATCCCAGAAGAAACCGCCTTACTTCACAACTATCCAAACCCGTTCAACCCAGAGACGTGGATACCCTATCAACTGTCCGAACCGGCTGAGGTTACCTTGCGTATCTATGCTGTGAATGGCAGTTTGATCCGAACATTAGCATTAGGACAAATGCCCGCCGGCATCTACCAAACCCGCACCCGTGCCGCATATTGGGACGGCAAAAATAAGGTAGGCGAATCGGTCGCGAGTGGTGTCTATTTTTACACACTAACTGCAGGCGACTTTAACGCCACGAAAAAAATGTTGATAAGGAAATAGTTCTCGGTTATCAGTTGTCAGTTAAGCCTTGTGGCAGTTGTACGTTACATGACTTCCACAACCCTCACTTTAACCTAAAACTGATAACTGAAAGCCTGTATAGCAGGCGTGCCGACAACGAATAAAAGGGAGTCAAACTATGAATGAAAACGAAAATGGAAGTAAGCCAAAGGTCAGTCTCGGTCTACTTTACGGAATTATCATTGCCATTGTTGCTGGTGCACTTATTGGAGGTTATGCCCCAGACTATGCAATCCACACAACAATCCTCGGTGAGATATTCTTAAACCTATTGAAGATGATAGTGGTACCGCTTGTCGTCTTGTCTATGATAGTCGGGATAACGAATTTAGGCGACATCCGTAACATCGGTTCCATCGGCGGACGGACTGTGCTGTACTACATGGCGACAACCGCGCTCTCCGTTCTCGTTGGGATAATTCTCGTGAACATCATCTCACCGGGGAAGGGGTTATCACAAGGCGAAGAGCGTGCCGATCTGAGTTACACACTCTCTGGTGCTGAGATGCTCACGCTTGAAATGAGTGGCGAATTCAATCGGACCTATAACAATAAATATGTGATTACCCTCACGGACCAGGACATCCGTGGTGAAGTCGAATCCATTGACGGAACAACAGTCACAGTAAAATCGTGGCAACCCTTCAGGGATGCCCGTTACGTCACCACAGACGATGGGGAACGCTTGTTATTCTCTGACGGTCAGCTCGTCCGGATAGAACCCGAAAGTACCGGTGAAGGCATTGACATCAGTTTGCCGATCGCCACAAGAATGTCCGACAAAACCGAGCGGACGATGGGTAATACCATCAAAGAGGTGTTCCTCGGCAACGAGAAGACCGGCAAAGAGGGGATGATCCCCTCAAACGTCTTCAAAGCGATGGTGCACACCGACATTCTGCCCTTAATCTTCTTCTCGCTCCTTATCGGTGCGGCTTTATCCATGCTTGGTGATGTTGGGAAACCCGTCATCTCTGTGATTTCGGGGTTAAATGAGGCGGTGATGAAACTCGTCCATTGGATAATGTATGTCGCGCCTGTAGGTATCTTCGGTTTAATCGCAGGTAGGATCGGCGAGGCAAAAGGGTTCGCAGGTTTCTGGCCCGAACTTATCGCAGTTGGTAAGTATAGTGCGACAGTTATTTTAGGGCTTGGCGTACACGCTGTTATCATTTTACCGATACTCTTACTGTTCCTCGGACGTAGAAATCCGCTTAACTATTTCAAAGGTATGGCAACCGCTTTACTCAACGCCTTTTCGACAGCGAGTTCAAGTGCGACTTTGCCCCTAACGATGGAGGGCGTTGAAAACCAGAACGGTGTCTCCAGACGCACCTCCAGTTTCGTGCTTCCGTTGGGCGCAACCATCAACATGGATGGCACCGCACTCTATGAGGCAGTCGCTGTCATGTTCATCGCGCAGGTCTATGCAATTTCCATGGATCCAGCACAACAAATAGTTGTCGTGTTGACCGCGACTTTGGCAGCTATCGGCGCAGCGGGGATACCGGAAGCAGGGCTTGTTACAATGGTTATCGTACTCAGAGCCGTCGATCTCCCGGTTGAGGGGATAACGCTCATTCTTTCCATTGATTGGCTACTCGACCGATTCCGTACCGCAGTTAACGTCTGGGGCGACAGCATTGGCGCAGGCGTGATTGAGACGTATGAATCCAGAGACAGCGATACAACCGAAGCCCCAGCTACCACATAGCAACCTCTGATATGTTTAATCTGGAAGCATGGAAGTCTCAGCCTTCCATCCCTTCCGTTGAAAAATCGAAAACTGGAAGTATGGAAGGTTGGAAAAATCTCCTTCCATCCTTCCTTATACCGTTAATCTGTTTCTGTAAACATAATGAGCACTCGAACCGAACCGAACCCACAGCAACCAGCACTCAACGGTGCAGCAATCCTCGCAATTATTAGTGTCGTGCTCGCCGCGGGGTGGATAGCATTCGCCTACTACAAAGGATCTTCCGCAGAGAGTAGCCGGATCCTGCTCTTACACCCGATAGTGCCGATACTGTTGATTGTGTTGCTTATCCGCGTTTACCGCTGGATCGACATCAGAAGTATCGTCATTCTGGAAATACTGATGATTGCTCTGTGGATTTTTATACGTTTGTTAGGTGTGCTAACGCCTTTCATTTTGGGGTTCGGATTTGCTTATATCTTCAGGTTTCTCTGGAATTCTTTTCCCTTCAAAGCGCGCTACCAACGCGGCATCGCAACTGTACTGATTGTGCTCCTCTGTGGCGGGCTGCTTTTCTACACAGGAAAACAGGTTAGCAAGCAAGCGAGCCAAATGGGAAGTGGATTGCTGAAGTTTTATCATGAAACTATGCTTCCGTATGCCATAGGTGAAACCTTTGAGGCAGTTGCTATCAGTAGAGGTGAGGTTACCTCACCCCTACATGAGGACGAGATTACAGAAAGAAACGAACAAGCGACAGAAACGTTCTATCTCGGGACGAATCATGGGGTTTATGAAATTCAGCAGGACGTAGTAGACAAGCTCCCTCGTATCGGTATCACGAACGGTGCGCTCCTCGGTAAGTCAATTCAGACACTTACGACAGGTGGAGATGTTATCTACGCCGGTACCCAAAGTGGGTTGTATAGGTATTATAAAGCACTTCCTATTGAGGGCAATGAGACAATCGACGGTGCTGCGAGCACTCAAGAGATCATACCGAAAATCTGGAACAAGGTAGAAGGTACCCCCTTTGATACTGCTTCTGTCCAAGCTACCAACATTCCAATTTGGGATAATGCTCAGATCTACGTCGGAACACAAAAAGGACTTTACAATAGTAAAGATTCAGGACAAACGTGGTATGAAGTTGCCCCTGAAATTTATGCCGAAAGATCCATCGTCAGTATCATCTCTGTTGTGGATAGAAATGGTGATAGAATAACGTATGTCGCCAGTAGGGCCGGGGTTACCCCGCCCCTACAAAACGCAGAGCAAACGATTCCACCGCTTACAGTTACAACTGTGCATTGGTATCTGGAAGGTTCCTCTCTCGAATGGGAACCACTTTCCCCGATAACAGAAGAGATTTATGCACTTGCAGATGTAGATGGCACCTCACAGGTGTCCGATATTGAATTATACGCCGGTACCCCCAATGGACTCTATGAATGGCATCGTCTTGGAAACGAATGGCGAAAGGCGGAAGGCGCAGAGGGTACCGCACCAATTTCACTGTTAGCATCGGCACCTTCCGGTATATACGCCGGTAATGAGACTGTCGTCCGGCATCGCGTAACATCTACAGAGGGATGGAAACCCTTTGCGACGTATAAAGAGGGCATCATCCACGCTTACGAGGACCAACCTA
Proteins encoded:
- a CDS encoding AI-2E family transporter, with translation MSTRTEPNPQQPALNGAAILAIISVVLAAGWIAFAYYKGSSAESSRILLLHPIVPILLIVLLIRVYRWIDIRSIVILEILMIALWIFIRLLGVLTPFILGFGFAYIFRFLWNSFPFKARYQRGIATVLIVLLCGGLLFYTGKQVSKQASQMGSGLLKFYHETMLPYAIGETFEAVAISRGEVTSPLHEDEITERNEQATETFYLGTNHGVYEIQQDVVDKLPRIGITNGALLGKSIQTLTTGGDVIYAGTQSGLYRYYKALPIEGNETIDGAASTQEIIPKIWNKVEGTPFDTASVQATNIPIWDNAQIYVGTQKGLYNSKDSGQTWYEVAPEIYAERSIVSIISVVDRNGDRITYVASRAGVTPPLQNAEQTIPPLTVTTVHWYLEGSSLEWEPLSPITEEIYALADVDGTSQVSDIELYAGTPNGLYEWHRLGNEWRKAEGAEGTAPISLLASAPSGIYAGNETVVRHRVTSTEGWKPFATYKEGIIHAYEDQPIVEQLKSYLTERIPTIAQTGSEAIRETFQFAGSVAFGFGGFLATVLFAFIVFVYASQSFDNYFRSFIMLVPERYRETVKTYLREIDKNLQQFLKGQVAVIAIVSVISCIAYSIIGVPFALVIGLLAGICNAIPTFGPFIGGGFAFIAMLMGLAAGDFGLIDFLVRSAVVLGAILGIQTLDNSLISPKIMSSAVDVDPLLIMFAVIVGAAVLGFWGVLLAIPIIVVIKSVIAVSNDRETIGKHP
- a CDS encoding dicarboxylate/amino acid:cation symporter — protein: MNENENGSKPKVSLGLLYGIIIAIVAGALIGGYAPDYAIHTTILGEIFLNLLKMIVVPLVVLSMIVGITNLGDIRNIGSIGGRTVLYYMATTALSVLVGIILVNIISPGKGLSQGEERADLSYTLSGAEMLTLEMSGEFNRTYNNKYVITLTDQDIRGEVESIDGTTVTVKSWQPFRDARYVTTDDGERLLFSDGQLVRIEPESTGEGIDISLPIATRMSDKTERTMGNTIKEVFLGNEKTGKEGMIPSNVFKAMVHTDILPLIFFSLLIGAALSMLGDVGKPVISVISGLNEAVMKLVHWIMYVAPVGIFGLIAGRIGEAKGFAGFWPELIAVGKYSATVILGLGVHAVIILPILLLFLGRRNPLNYFKGMATALLNAFSTASSSATLPLTMEGVENQNGVSRRTSSFVLPLGATINMDGTALYEAVAVMFIAQVYAISMDPAQQIVVVLTATLAAIGAAGIPEAGLVTMVIVLRAVDLPVEGITLILSIDWLLDRFRTAVNVWGDSIGAGVIETYESRDSDTTEAPATT